The sequence below is a genomic window from Flavobacterium sediminilitoris.
TACTTTTGCGTTAGGTGTGATTGTTGTATAATCAGAAGAACTTAAAGATTCTGATTCATATCCACATCCTGAAGAACCAGAACTTGAACTTTTATTTGTTCCATTCTCTTGCTCAAATTGGAAGAATTTATAATCTCCAGGTTCTATATATCTTACATGATTGTTTTGTCTTAAAAGAGCTAATGTGCTTTGATCTTTTATGATTACATCAATAATATTCAAAACAGGATCTTTATAAATAAGTGTTTTCTCAGAAGAACTAGTTTCATTATCTCTAATGATTTTTAATATTTCTTCTTCAATTCCTATTGCTTTAGAAGATGCTTTTTCAAAATCATTTTGAGAACTACCATAGCCTATAGTCACAATATTTGACCCATGTTGAGTGGCACTCCAAAGCATTTGTAATGATGCGTCTTTCCAATAAAACTGACCTGTTTGCTCTAAAGTACTTTTAATTCCATCATTAATTTGTTTGGTTGTTAATAATTCTTGATTAAGATTTTCAGACTCTAAAACTGAATCTTTTTCATAATTCTCTTCAGAACATGAAAAAAATAAACCTAAAACTGCAAGACTACAGATTTTTAATACATTTTTTTTCATTTTGATAGTTTATTTATTGTTTGTTGTTACGAATATATAAAAAAATACTATCCAGTAATGATATATATATAGTTTTTTAAGTAAAATAATAATAATTTAATAAAACAAAAATAATAGTCCTGTAAAAACAATTAAGATATTTTGATATCACATTTTTCTAAGTACTTTTGTAATCTTATGCAAAAAACGGTTAACATATTAAACAAAAGAGCAAGATTTGATTATGAAATAATCGATAGATATACTGCTGGAATTGTTTTAACTGGTACAGAAATAAAATCTATACGTTTGAGTAAAGCATCAATCGCAGAAAGTTTTTGTGAATTTCATAACAATGAACTTTTCATAATCAATGCTACAATTGAAGAATACCTTTATGGTACACACTATAACCATAGGGCTAAAAGTGAAAGGAAGTTACTTCTTAATAAAAAAGAACTTAAAAAGCTTCAAAAAGATAGTGATAATAAAGGCTTAACAATTATTCCTTTACGCTTATTTACCAATGAAAAGGGATTAGCAAAACTAGATTTGGCACTTTGTCGCGGAAAGAAAAACTACGACAAAAGAGAGACTATGAAAGAAAGAGATACTAAAAGAGATATTGACAGAATTAAAAAATCATTTTAATTCTTATCTTCTAAAAGTGGAACAAAACGAAACTCACCAAATTCATGTTTTTCAAATTGTGTCTCATTTTTACGAACTAACATTGTCATAATTTGA
It includes:
- the smpB gene encoding SsrA-binding protein SmpB — protein: MQKTVNILNKRARFDYEIIDRYTAGIVLTGTEIKSIRLSKASIAESFCEFHNNELFIINATIEEYLYGTHYNHRAKSERKLLLNKKELKKLQKDSDNKGLTIIPLRLFTNEKGLAKLDLALCRGKKNYDKRETMKERDTKRDIDRIKKSF